In Ancalomicrobiaceae bacterium S20, the following proteins share a genomic window:
- a CDS encoding LysR family transcriptional regulator, with product MKVDLNLLPLFLAVAEEHNFRAAADRLGVTRSAVSQGIRRLEDAFGTALVMRTTRSVHLTEAGTRLREALSRPLSDIGTALEGVAAESTPRGLLRIATTSIAEPFLSGPLIASFAVAHPGVTIDVTVTDEEFDIVAAGFDAGVRLGEVIEQDMIAVPLGGDQREMVAAAPAYLAAHGTPAHPRDLIEHRCIGWRPAPNVAPYRWEFAENGVPFDVAVEPQITTNDLRLMLRVALAGGGITFAPEETFRPHVEAGRLVPLLDDFLPPFPGFFLYFPQRRNIAPKLRALIDHIGRRTDTSRSVAPE from the coding sequence ATGAAGGTCGACCTGAACCTGTTGCCTTTGTTCCTCGCAGTCGCCGAGGAGCACAATTTTCGGGCCGCCGCCGATCGGCTCGGCGTGACGCGCTCGGCCGTCAGCCAAGGGATCCGGCGGCTCGAGGACGCCTTCGGAACCGCGCTCGTGATGCGCACGACCCGGTCCGTGCACCTGACCGAAGCCGGGACGCGCCTGCGCGAGGCTCTGTCGCGCCCCTTGTCGGACATCGGAACCGCGCTCGAAGGCGTTGCAGCGGAAAGCACGCCACGCGGACTGCTGCGGATCGCCACCACCTCGATCGCCGAGCCGTTCCTGTCGGGACCGCTCATCGCCTCGTTCGCGGTAGCCCATCCCGGCGTGACGATCGACGTGACCGTGACGGACGAGGAGTTCGACATCGTCGCCGCCGGCTTCGACGCGGGGGTGCGGTTGGGCGAGGTGATCGAGCAGGACATGATCGCCGTGCCCCTCGGCGGCGATCAGCGGGAGATGGTGGCCGCCGCGCCGGCGTATCTCGCCGCGCACGGCACACCCGCGCATCCGCGCGACCTGATCGAGCACCGATGCATCGGCTGGCGGCCGGCACCGAACGTCGCGCCCTACCGTTGGGAGTTCGCGGAAAACGGCGTCCCGTTCGACGTGGCGGTCGAGCCGCAGATCACCACCAACGATCTACGCCTGATGTTGCGGGTCGCCCTGGCCGGGGGCGGCATCACCTTCGCGCCCGAAGAGACGTTCCGGCCCCATGTCGAGGCCGGGCGGCTCGTGCCCCTGCTGGACGATTTTCTGCCGCCGTTTCCCGGCTTCTTCCTGTATTTTCCACAGCGTCGCAACATCGCGCCGAAGCTTCGCGCCCTGATCGATCATATCGGGCGCAGGACGGACACGAGTCGCTCCGTGGCGCCCGAGTGA
- a CDS encoding ABC transporter ATP-binding protein codes for MTEPLLVADRIVAGYEPGLAIVKEASVSVAGGEIVVVLGPNGAGKSTFIKAIAGLVPKFSGSVTLAGRPIGDTPAHRMVAQGLAFVPQTENVFALMTIDDNLKLAGGALPGIDVRGRIDELYAFFPDLARQRRLLAGRLSGGQRQMLAVARALIVSPAVLMLDEPSAGLSPKLVEMVFEQLAAIRRTGVAILLVEQNARAALSIADRALILVEGHNAHEGPAATLADDPVVAALYLGGNRAARPGATP; via the coding sequence ATGACCGAACCGCTCCTCGTCGCCGATCGGATCGTCGCGGGCTACGAGCCGGGGCTCGCCATCGTCAAAGAGGCGAGCGTGTCGGTCGCCGGCGGCGAGATCGTCGTCGTGCTCGGCCCCAACGGCGCAGGCAAGTCGACCTTCATCAAGGCGATCGCAGGGCTGGTGCCGAAGTTTTCGGGCAGCGTGACGCTCGCCGGCCGACCGATCGGCGACACGCCGGCGCATCGGATGGTCGCGCAAGGCCTCGCCTTCGTGCCGCAGACCGAAAACGTCTTCGCGCTCATGACGATCGACGACAATCTTAAACTCGCGGGCGGCGCGCTCCCCGGCATCGACGTCCGCGGCCGGATCGACGAACTCTATGCCTTCTTCCCCGACCTCGCGCGGCAACGCCGCCTGCTTGCGGGGCGCCTTTCCGGCGGACAACGGCAGATGCTCGCGGTCGCCCGCGCGCTGATCGTCTCGCCCGCGGTGCTGATGCTCGACGAGCCGTCGGCCGGCCTGTCGCCGAAGCTGGTCGAGATGGTGTTCGAGCAACTGGCCGCGATCCGCAGGACCGGCGTGGCGATCCTGCTCGTCGAGCAGAACGCCCGCGCGGCGCTCTCGATCGCCGATCGCGCCCTGATCCTGGTCGAGGGCCACAACGCCCACGAGGGGCCGGCCGCCACCCTCGCCGACGACCCCGTCGTCGCCGCGCTCTATCTCGGCGGCAACCGTGCCGCCCGTCCGGGGGCGACGCCATGA
- a CDS encoding NAD(P)-dependent oxidoreductase — protein MAIVGIVGLGNMGRGMALTLRRKGHRVIGTDADPSTREALAAEGIETTARLSDLTEIAEVVVLSLPTADVVEAVVSGRGGILDHPRAGLVVVDTTSSHPETSRSVAARLAEAGMDFVDAPVSGGPKGAATGTMTMVLGGDDAVIARVEPILADMSAKRVHIGPVGAGHVCKIVNNLLCAAHLLTGAEAMRIARAAGVEPERLLEGLNAGSGRSGVTLVNFPTWILNGAFDSGFTMKLMRKDVRLAAQLIDELGLDLPIAAEAARLWAESAATIGDAEDFNRIVDLRPSR, from the coding sequence ATGGCGATCGTGGGTATCGTGGGTCTCGGCAACATGGGGCGGGGCATGGCTCTGACCCTGCGACGGAAAGGGCATCGCGTCATCGGGACGGACGCGGATCCGTCGACGCGGGAAGCGCTCGCCGCCGAGGGCATCGAAACGACGGCGCGGCTGTCCGATCTGACCGAGATCGCGGAGGTCGTCGTGCTGTCCCTGCCGACGGCAGACGTGGTGGAAGCGGTCGTCAGCGGACGCGGCGGCATCCTCGACCACCCGCGCGCGGGCCTCGTGGTCGTCGATACCACGTCCTCACATCCTGAGACGTCCCGTTCGGTTGCCGCCCGCCTCGCCGAGGCCGGCATGGACTTCGTCGACGCGCCGGTCAGCGGCGGTCCGAAGGGTGCCGCAACCGGAACCATGACGATGGTGCTCGGCGGCGACGACGCCGTCATCGCACGCGTGGAACCGATCCTCGCGGACATGAGCGCCAAGCGGGTGCACATCGGCCCCGTCGGCGCCGGCCACGTCTGCAAGATCGTCAACAATCTCTTGTGCGCCGCCCATCTGCTGACCGGCGCCGAGGCGATGCGGATCGCGCGGGCCGCCGGCGTCGAACCGGAGCGCCTCCTCGAGGGGCTCAATGCCGGGTCCGGCCGCTCGGGCGTAACGCTCGTCAACTTCCCGACCTGGATCCTGAACGGCGCCTTCGACTCGGGCTTCACGATGAAGCTCATGCGCAAGGACGTTCGCCTTGCCGCGCAGCTCATCGACGAATTGGGCCTCGACCTGCCCATCGCCGCCGAGGCTGCACGGCTCTGGGCCGAAAGCGCGGCGACGATCGGCGACGCCGAGGACTTCAACCGCATCGTGGACCTGCGGCCGAGCCGCTGA
- a CDS encoding LysR family transcriptional regulator: MDDQRVAYLYEAIRTGSIRAAAERMRVNASTISRQIALIEKDFGTPMIERLARGIRPTEAGRLLADWWAQQQTAFADVEQKIRELRASRRGTVRLVLGEGFVGDLLSGPLQDFVRQNPGIAMSVEVMPTTDIVRTIVEDEAQIGLVFNPPFDERLHTTARIASSIRLLVPRGHPLASAPRHPVLADLAAERIGVLLPGFGVQRMIDAALRRANVSIEPVMRTNSFAVLRGLVASDLGVVLVPAFVAVPELTDGSIIAVPIDDPMLDAAEIHIVTRRGRQLPAAATKFLSHLRARLRAFGAPLAAVDRA, encoded by the coding sequence TTGGACGACCAGCGTGTCGCTTATCTCTACGAAGCCATCCGGACCGGCAGCATCCGCGCAGCGGCGGAACGGATGCGCGTCAACGCTTCCACCATCAGCCGCCAGATCGCCCTGATCGAAAAAGACTTCGGGACGCCGATGATCGAACGCCTCGCCCGCGGCATCCGGCCGACGGAAGCGGGGCGCCTCCTCGCAGACTGGTGGGCACAGCAGCAAACCGCCTTCGCCGACGTCGAACAGAAGATCCGGGAACTCAGGGCATCGCGCCGCGGCACGGTGCGCCTCGTCCTCGGTGAAGGCTTCGTCGGCGACCTGCTCTCGGGTCCGCTCCAGGACTTCGTCCGCCAGAACCCCGGTATCGCCATGTCGGTCGAGGTGATGCCGACCACGGACATCGTCCGAACCATCGTCGAGGACGAGGCGCAGATCGGGCTGGTCTTCAATCCGCCTTTCGACGAGCGATTGCATACAACAGCCCGGATCGCGAGTTCGATCCGCCTGCTCGTGCCGCGGGGCCATCCGTTGGCGTCGGCGCCGCGCCATCCGGTGCTCGCCGATCTGGCCGCCGAGCGCATCGGCGTGCTGCTGCCGGGCTTCGGCGTCCAGCGCATGATCGACGCGGCTCTGCGGCGCGCCAACGTCTCGATCGAGCCTGTGATGCGGACGAATTCGTTTGCCGTCTTGCGCGGTCTCGTGGCGTCCGACCTCGGCGTGGTCCTCGTGCCGGCCTTCGTTGCGGTCCCGGAATTGACGGACGGTTCGATCATTGCGGTTCCGATCGACGATCCGATGCTCGACGCCGCCGAGATCCACATCGTCACGCGGCGGGGCCGACAGTTACCCGCCGCAGCCACGAAATTCCTCTCGCATCTCCGGGCGCGGCTCCGCGCTTTCGGCGCCCCGCTCGCGGCCGTCGATCGCGCCTGA
- a CDS encoding aldo/keto reductase, protein MSHDAVPPTVERREILPGYTISRVIRGGWQLAGGHGDIERETAIEDLIAAYDAGITTFDCADIYTGVEEIYGLFRERLIATRGRDAVAALRVHTKLVPDLSLLSSVTKSDIEAIVDRSLQRLKLDRLDVVQFHWWDYAEPKWLDALHWLREIAESGKIAVVGGTNFDCAHMRELLGAGIPMKTLQLQYSLVDHRPENGMVALAEREGIALFCYGSVAGGFLSDAWLGKPEPRHPLENRSLTKYKLIIDDFGGWDLFQALLRTLRCIADRHDTDIASVAGRAVLDRPGVAAIIVGARNRRHVSANAGASAIRLTAEDRRELEAVLAARKGPEGDVYTLERDRTGRHGSIMKYNLNTSSH, encoded by the coding sequence ATGTCGCATGATGCCGTCCCGCCGACCGTGGAGCGCCGCGAGATCCTGCCGGGCTACACGATCTCGCGCGTCATTCGCGGCGGCTGGCAATTGGCGGGCGGGCACGGCGACATCGAGCGCGAGACGGCGATCGAGGATCTGATCGCCGCCTACGACGCGGGCATCACGACGTTCGATTGCGCCGACATCTATACCGGCGTCGAGGAGATCTACGGGCTCTTTCGCGAAAGGCTGATCGCGACCCGCGGCCGTGACGCCGTCGCGGCGCTGCGGGTCCATACCAAGCTGGTGCCGGACCTGAGCCTCCTGTCGAGCGTGACCAAGTCGGACATCGAGGCGATCGTCGATCGTTCGTTGCAGCGCCTGAAGCTCGACCGTCTCGACGTCGTGCAGTTCCACTGGTGGGATTACGCCGAGCCGAAGTGGCTCGACGCCCTGCACTGGCTGCGCGAGATCGCCGAGAGCGGCAAGATCGCGGTCGTCGGCGGGACCAATTTCGACTGCGCGCACATGCGCGAACTGCTCGGCGCCGGCATTCCGATGAAGACGTTGCAGCTGCAATATTCGCTCGTCGATCATCGGCCCGAGAACGGCATGGTGGCCCTGGCCGAACGCGAGGGCATCGCGCTGTTCTGCTACGGCTCCGTCGCCGGTGGCTTCCTGTCGGATGCCTGGCTCGGCAAGCCGGAGCCGAGGCACCCGCTCGAGAACCGGTCGCTGACCAAATACAAGCTGATCATCGACGACTTCGGCGGCTGGGATCTGTTCCAGGCGCTTCTGAGGACGCTCCGCTGCATCGCCGATCGCCACGACACCGATATCGCGTCGGTCGCGGGCAGGGCGGTGCTCGATCGGCCCGGTGTCGCGGCGATCATCGTCGGCGCGCGCAACCGTCGTCACGTCTCCGCCAATGCCGGCGCCTCCGCGATCCGGCTGACGGCGGAGGACCGGCGTGAGCTCGAGGCCGTGCTGGCCGCCCGCAAGGGGCCCGAGGGCGACGTCTACACCCTGGAACGGGACAGGACCGGGCGGCACGGTTCGATCATGAAATACAATCTCAACACGAGCAGTCACTGA
- a CDS encoding MFS transporter: MPDLPTPSANTPATRLATRLAFLVAGFGIACWAPLVPFAKLRLGVDDATLGLLLLCLGIGSVVAMLATGPLSARYGTKPVIVGGGLGLAIVLPLLTVAASPATLGAALFLFGAALGSIDVAMNVHAVEVERDSDRPLMSGFHALFSIGGFAGSVLTTFLLSYGVTPLVATLVAAAIMAAATIAAAPRLLATSGNGEGPIFAFPRGVVLLLAGLTAVTFLTEGAMLDWSALLITDLGLAARDQAGLGYILFAIAMTAGRFGGDALTARFGDVRVLVWGGALAVAGFVLLLATAVPTVALAGFLLIGFGASNVVPVYFRLAGVQTAMPAALAVGAITTTGYAGILVGPAGIGFVAQALGLPAAFWLLAGLMVLVPMTARFVAGDRP, translated from the coding sequence ATGCCCGACCTCCCGACGCCCTCGGCGAACACCCCGGCCACGCGCCTGGCGACGCGACTGGCCTTCCTCGTGGCCGGCTTCGGCATCGCGTGTTGGGCACCGCTCGTGCCCTTCGCCAAGCTCCGGCTCGGCGTCGACGACGCCACGCTCGGACTGTTGCTGCTCTGTCTCGGCATCGGATCGGTCGTGGCGATGCTCGCGACCGGGCCGCTCAGCGCACGCTACGGCACCAAGCCGGTGATCGTCGGTGGCGGCCTCGGGCTCGCGATCGTGCTCCCGTTGCTGACGGTCGCCGCGTCGCCGGCGACGCTCGGGGCGGCCCTGTTCCTGTTCGGCGCCGCGCTCGGCTCGATCGACGTGGCGATGAACGTGCATGCCGTCGAGGTCGAGCGCGATTCGGACCGTCCGCTCATGTCGGGGTTCCACGCGCTGTTCAGCATCGGCGGCTTTGCCGGGTCCGTGCTGACGACGTTTCTTCTGTCCTACGGGGTCACACCTCTGGTGGCGACGCTGGTCGCGGCGGCGATCATGGCGGCCGCGACGATCGCCGCGGCACCGCGCCTGCTCGCGACGTCCGGGAACGGGGAGGGGCCGATCTTCGCCTTTCCCAGGGGCGTCGTGCTGTTGCTCGCCGGGCTGACCGCCGTGACCTTCCTGACCGAGGGCGCCATGCTCGACTGGAGCGCGCTGCTGATCACCGATCTCGGGCTCGCCGCGCGCGATCAAGCCGGCCTCGGCTACATCCTGTTCGCGATCGCCATGACGGCGGGCCGTTTCGGCGGCGACGCGCTGACCGCGCGCTTCGGCGACGTCAGGGTTCTCGTCTGGGGCGGCGCCCTCGCGGTCGCCGGTTTCGTGCTGCTGCTCGCGACCGCCGTGCCGACCGTCGCGCTCGCCGGGTTCCTGCTGATCGGGTTCGGCGCCTCGAACGTCGTGCCGGTCTATTTCCGGCTGGCGGGCGTCCAGACCGCGATGCCCGCCGCGCTCGCCGTTGGGGCCATCACGACGACGGGCTATGCGGGCATTCTGGTCGGCCCGGCCGGCATCGGCTTCGTCGCCCAAGCGCTCGGACTGCCGGCGGCGTTCTGGCTCTTGGCGGGCCTGATGGTCCTCGTTCCCATGACCGCACGCTTCGTCGCGGGCGATCGCCCCTGA
- a CDS encoding ABC transporter ATP-binding protein, which produces MTQLSASPARSNAETSDAPVILAADGIEKRFGGIAAVGGVSFGVPKGRIVGLIGPNGAGKTTMFDILAGDQAPSRGSVRLKGRAVEAEPAHLRIRSGLGRTFQIPRPFAALSLVENVMLGAQGQIGERIWANWLMPARVARQERETYDKAMETLAFVGLARLAREPARVLSGGQRKLLELARVLMADPEILLLDEPAAGVNPSLLEVIIERILDLNARGMTFLVIEHNMDMVARLCGHVLVMASGRLLTEGTPDAVVRDPRVVEAYLGGAVP; this is translated from the coding sequence GTGACGCAGCTCTCCGCCTCTCCCGCACGATCGAACGCCGAGACCAGCGATGCGCCGGTCATTCTGGCGGCCGACGGCATCGAGAAGCGCTTCGGCGGCATTGCTGCGGTCGGCGGCGTGTCGTTCGGCGTGCCGAAGGGGCGTATCGTCGGGCTGATCGGACCGAATGGCGCCGGCAAGACGACGATGTTCGACATTCTCGCCGGCGATCAGGCGCCGTCACGGGGCTCCGTGCGGCTCAAGGGACGCGCGGTCGAGGCGGAGCCGGCACACCTGCGGATCCGATCGGGTCTCGGCCGCACGTTCCAGATCCCGCGCCCGTTCGCCGCGCTGTCGCTGGTCGAGAACGTCATGCTCGGGGCGCAGGGCCAGATCGGCGAACGGATCTGGGCGAACTGGCTGATGCCCGCCCGCGTCGCCCGGCAGGAGCGCGAGACCTACGACAAGGCGATGGAGACGCTGGCCTTCGTCGGCCTCGCCCGGCTCGCCCGCGAGCCGGCGCGCGTCCTCTCCGGCGGGCAGCGGAAGCTGCTCGAACTGGCGCGCGTATTGATGGCGGATCCCGAGATCCTGCTGCTCGACGAGCCGGCCGCGGGTGTGAACCCGAGCCTGCTCGAAGTCATCATCGAGCGGATCCTCGACCTCAACGCGCGCGGCATGACCTTTCTGGTCATCGAGCACAACATGGACATGGTGGCGCGGCTCTGCGGTCACGTGCTCGTCATGGCCTCGGGCCGACTGCTGACCGAGGGCACGCCCGACGCGGTCGTCCGGGACCCGCGCGTCGTCGAGGCCTATCTCGGCGGGGCGGTTCCATGA
- a CDS encoding GntR family transcriptional regulator, protein MKRAANSADDVAVPDGASALGFTPIARESMQTQVYRELRRALMHGRFAPGQVLTIVDLAKSLNVSTMPVRDALSRLVSEQALEALPSRSVRVPLIDVPRLEDLKRARILIEGEALALAVPRVTDAAIAEARRTIRAYDEAIAARGHFAIEKELDANQAFHLSLYEQSGSTILIPIIESLWLQSGPVIRSAMQAFDPTSKISGPHYHAEIVEALVARDVEAARRALALDISRAFDLLIDTLTSAEVAP, encoded by the coding sequence ATGAAGCGGGCAGCAAACAGTGCGGACGACGTCGCGGTGCCCGACGGTGCTTCGGCGCTGGGGTTCACCCCGATCGCGCGCGAAAGCATGCAGACGCAGGTCTATCGCGAGCTGCGACGCGCCCTCATGCACGGCCGTTTCGCGCCCGGTCAGGTGCTGACGATCGTCGACCTCGCGAAATCCCTGAACGTCTCGACGATGCCCGTGCGCGACGCGCTGTCCCGGCTCGTGTCCGAGCAGGCACTGGAGGCCTTGCCCAGTCGCTCCGTCCGCGTGCCGCTCATCGACGTTCCTCGCCTGGAAGACCTGAAGCGCGCCCGCATCCTGATCGAGGGCGAGGCGCTGGCGCTCGCGGTGCCGCGCGTCACGGACGCGGCGATCGCCGAGGCACGCCGGACCATCCGCGCCTACGACGAGGCGATCGCCGCGCGCGGGCACTTCGCGATCGAGAAGGAGCTCGACGCAAACCAGGCCTTCCATCTGAGCCTCTACGAACAGTCGGGATCGACGATCCTGATCCCGATCATCGAAAGCCTCTGGCTGCAGTCCGGTCCCGTCATCCGCTCGGCGATGCAGGCCTTCGATCCGACCAGCAAGATCTCCGGGCCGCACTACCATGCCGAGATCGTGGAGGCGCTGGTCGCGCGCGACGTCGAGGCCGCGCGCCGCGCGCTGGCGCTCGACATCTCCCGCGCCTTCGATCTCCTGATCGACACGCTGACCTCCGCGGAGGTCGCGCCATGA
- a CDS encoding TIGR04076 family protein, which yields MTDAADDDGFELYDLRVEAVIPEGAKVYCGAKPGDYFDLKGEMLTLPEGQGISIYALSAVLPLLAAKQRPTHPNDWMTTDAEIACSDPNCGSRLRIVRTGLRRFSHAATTAVPLGRPAHDVSSEEEI from the coding sequence ATGACCGACGCGGCCGACGACGACGGTTTTGAACTCTACGATCTGCGTGTCGAGGCGGTGATCCCCGAGGGCGCGAAGGTCTATTGCGGCGCCAAGCCGGGCGACTACTTCGACCTCAAGGGCGAGATGCTGACGCTGCCGGAGGGGCAGGGGATCTCGATCTATGCGCTCTCCGCCGTCCTGCCGCTGCTGGCGGCCAAGCAGCGCCCGACACATCCGAACGACTGGATGACGACGGACGCCGAGATCGCCTGTTCGGACCCGAACTGCGGCAGCCGGCTCAGGATCGTCCGCACCGGCCTGCGCCGCTTCAGTCACGCGGCGACCACGGCCGTGCCGCTCGGCCGGCCCGCCCACGACGTTTCATCCGAGGAAGAGATCTGA
- a CDS encoding branched-chain amino acid ABC transporter permease: MNPQFLADGLIAGAMIGLGAIGVTLTYSILRFSNFAHGEFVSWGAYGTLVIAGVLGYLAPGSAASLGDFSVGWGVLVATLLAMVLTGGLALLLDRLLFARLRARGAAITVVMASFGASMALRALLEFVFTSSPRYFSRELQIAREVLPGIRVTPDQTALLGLTVVLAGLTHYVLAYTQTGRAMRAVSENPALARVAGIDIDRIVRVTWILGGMLACASGVMLGLVVQIRPYMGFDMLLPLFASAILGGIGSVPGAIVGALIVGLAEAAAVQLIGAEWRAAVAFVLLIAVLILRPNGLFGSRA; the protein is encoded by the coding sequence ATGAACCCTCAATTCCTCGCCGACGGACTGATCGCGGGCGCAATGATCGGGCTCGGCGCGATCGGCGTCACGCTGACCTATTCGATCCTGAGGTTCTCCAACTTCGCCCATGGCGAGTTCGTCTCGTGGGGCGCCTACGGCACGCTGGTCATCGCCGGCGTCCTCGGCTATCTCGCGCCCGGATCGGCCGCGTCGCTCGGCGACTTCTCGGTCGGCTGGGGCGTCCTGGTCGCGACGCTGCTGGCCATGGTCCTGACCGGCGGTCTGGCGCTGCTGCTCGATCGGCTGCTGTTCGCCCGGCTGCGCGCCCGAGGTGCCGCGATCACGGTGGTCATGGCGAGTTTCGGCGCGTCGATGGCGCTCAGGGCGCTGCTCGAGTTCGTGTTCACGTCGAGCCCGCGCTATTTTTCGCGTGAGCTTCAAATTGCCCGCGAAGTGCTGCCCGGCATCCGCGTCACCCCCGACCAGACCGCGCTCCTCGGGCTCACGGTCGTGCTCGCGGGTCTCACGCACTACGTGCTCGCCTACACGCAGACGGGCCGCGCGATGCGGGCGGTCAGCGAGAACCCCGCGCTCGCCCGCGTCGCCGGCATCGACATCGACCGGATCGTCCGGGTGACCTGGATCCTCGGCGGCATGCTCGCCTGCGCGTCCGGCGTCATGCTCGGGCTCGTCGTGCAGATCCGGCCCTATATGGGGTTCGACATGCTGCTGCCGCTGTTCGCCAGCGCCATCCTCGGCGGCATCGGCAGCGTTCCGGGCGCGATCGTCGGTGCGCTGATCGTCGGTCTCGCGGAAGCCGCGGCCGTGCAGCTGATCGGTGCGGAATGGCGCGCCGCGGTCGCCTTCGTGCTGCTGATCGCCGTCCTGATCCTCAGGCCGAACGGCCTCTTCGGGAGCCGCGCCTGA
- a CDS encoding SDR family oxidoreductase — translation MDKVVLITGASGGIGESIARELAGAGAKVLLGARRLDRVEAVAADIRATGGTAEARELDVTSRRSMADFVQAAIDAWGRIDVLVNNAGIMPLSPLAAGKQDEWERMVDVNIKGVLWGIGAVLPVMDAQGSGQIINIGSIGGLSVVPTAAVYCATKFAVRAISDGLRQESAHIRVTCVNPGVVESDLASTITHAETRAAIDAYRAVALQPADIARAVRQIIEAPASVDTTEITIRPTASAN, via the coding sequence ATGGACAAGGTCGTTCTGATCACCGGAGCCTCCGGCGGCATCGGCGAAAGCATCGCCAGAGAATTGGCCGGCGCCGGTGCGAAGGTGTTGTTGGGCGCACGGCGACTGGACCGGGTCGAGGCCGTCGCGGCCGACATCCGCGCGACGGGAGGTACGGCCGAAGCGCGCGAACTGGACGTGACGAGCCGCCGATCCATGGCGGATTTCGTCCAGGCCGCGATCGACGCCTGGGGGCGCATCGACGTTCTCGTCAACAACGCCGGCATCATGCCGCTCTCGCCACTCGCCGCGGGCAAGCAGGACGAGTGGGAGCGCATGGTCGACGTCAACATCAAGGGCGTGCTCTGGGGCATCGGCGCCGTGCTGCCGGTCATGGACGCGCAGGGCAGCGGCCAGATCATCAATATCGGCTCGATCGGCGGGCTCTCGGTCGTGCCCACGGCCGCGGTCTATTGCGCCACCAAGTTCGCGGTCAGGGCGATCTCGGACGGGTTGCGGCAGGAAAGCGCGCATATTCGCGTGACCTGCGTCAATCCCGGCGTCGTCGAAAGCGACTTGGCCTCGACCATCACCCACGCCGAAACCAGGGCGGCGATCGACGCCTATCGCGCCGTCGCACTGCAGCCCGCCGACATTGCCCGAGCCGTCCGCCAGATCATCGAGGCTCCGGCGAGCGTCGACACCACCGAAATCACGATCCGGCCGACCGCATCGGCCAACTGA
- a CDS encoding branched-chain amino acid ABC transporter permease, producing the protein MPDILGLTAYGSFFLVIALINAIACLGLNVQWGQTGLFNVGVAGFIAIGAYACGLLTTPPTSEHWGGFGLPIAVGWIGAAMLSGLASLLVGAATLRLRSDYLAITTFGVAVAVHLVVLNAQKLTGGSFGLAFIPRPFEALAERPALFGLANLVLVGGLVAVLFVGLERLARSPWGRVLRAIREEERAAASLGKSPSRYRLQAFALGGAIMGLSGAVHASFIGFIAPDNYGSAVTFQIWTMLIVGGSGRNVGALTGAVLIWALWSLTGFATGVLFPPDAQARAAALQIVAIGVLLSATLVFRPRGIFGERIAVSRHADGPIDGGSKGDGGIVGERAGAPRPHRRTE; encoded by the coding sequence ATGCCCGACATCCTCGGCCTGACCGCCTATGGCAGCTTCTTTCTGGTCATCGCGCTGATCAACGCGATCGCGTGCCTCGGACTGAACGTCCAATGGGGCCAGACGGGCCTCTTCAACGTCGGCGTCGCCGGCTTCATCGCGATCGGCGCCTATGCCTGCGGCCTTCTCACCACGCCGCCGACGTCCGAGCACTGGGGCGGCTTCGGCCTGCCGATCGCGGTCGGCTGGATCGGCGCGGCGATGCTTTCCGGGCTCGCCTCGCTTCTCGTCGGCGCGGCGACGCTGCGGCTCAGGTCGGACTATCTCGCGATCACCACCTTCGGGGTCGCGGTCGCGGTGCACCTCGTTGTGCTCAACGCGCAGAAGCTGACCGGCGGCAGTTTCGGCCTCGCCTTCATTCCGCGCCCGTTCGAGGCGCTGGCCGAGCGCCCGGCCTTGTTCGGACTGGCCAATCTGGTGCTCGTCGGCGGCCTCGTCGCGGTGCTCTTCGTCGGGCTCGAGCGGCTCGCGCGGAGCCCGTGGGGTCGCGTGCTCAGGGCGATCCGCGAGGAGGAACGCGCGGCCGCCTCGCTCGGCAAGAGCCCGTCGCGCTACCGGCTGCAGGCCTTCGCGCTCGGCGGCGCAATCATGGGGCTGTCGGGCGCGGTGCACGCGAGCTTCATCGGCTTCATCGCGCCTGACAATTACGGCTCCGCGGTCACGTTCCAGATCTGGACGATGCTGATCGTCGGCGGTTCCGGCCGCAACGTCGGCGCCCTGACGGGGGCGGTGCTGATCTGGGCGCTCTGGTCGCTGACCGGGTTCGCGACGGGCGTCCTGTTCCCGCCCGACGCCCAGGCGCGGGCGGCCGCCCTGCAGATCGTCGCGATCGGCGTCCTGCTCTCGGCGACGCTGGTCTTCCGGCCGCGCGGCATTTTTGGCGAACGCATCGCGGTCTCGCGCCATGCCGATGGCCCGATCGACGGCGGGTCGAAGGGAGACGGCGGCATCGTGGGGGAAAGGGCCGGAGCGCCGCGCCCGCACCGACGCACAGAGTGA